A single window of Magnetococcus marinus MC-1 DNA harbors:
- a CDS encoding methyl-accepting chemotaxis protein, protein MIQTFLRQFSIRARLWFLIANALLAMTAMGLFAIVSQKQMLLDDREAVVQGQVESLHSQIAALHARAERGEIDQAAAQKMAIDAVNAIRFAGDNYLWVNDKDAVMVVHPIKPALNGKNLSEAKDPNGKLLFKAFVEQAAIEPGFVSYQWPKPGFAQPVDKTSYVKAFEPWGWIIGSGIYLDDVDAFFSAAMTTFFVTMALVSAGLLLLSWLLAKSIIAPLDMLIGMANAIAEGDLRIHLPSCRNELGRLADAFERMVGGLREMFTQLGESAKLLEKNAFDLEHVAVGLAASADQMSSQTNQMDDSYGRIHKELNVICQQAKQVSTQLDRVTYAANEASSNMVQVSAATEQASANLTAVAAASEQATTGMGLVRQAAVRSGDRLQQAGGSVSQMETALHGVRKLCEVAAQEAHQARDEAQRSTVVVADLTAAAQEIGKVVSVINSIAGQTNMLALNAAIEAAGAGEAGKGFAVVANEVKELASQTSDATKMISKHIEEIQQESQTVGKVMRLVTDAIGSLNDANHEILTAIEDQGQSLNQLVTTMHDVSDESKEVVRRVSESAQGIEEVNRNVGEISLGIEEVTRNVSQASVGIDQMANDVNHVSGSNQKTNRQMGASVDEVEGLAARVGEIKQASAQVSVVGHQLHSKSTGMKEIAGVIKTQVAKYKI, encoded by the coding sequence ATGATACAAACCTTTCTGCGTCAGTTTTCTATCCGTGCCAGGCTCTGGTTTTTGATTGCGAATGCACTGTTGGCAATGACGGCCATGGGGCTATTTGCCATTGTTTCGCAAAAACAAATGTTGCTTGATGATCGCGAAGCGGTTGTGCAGGGCCAAGTGGAGAGCCTTCACAGCCAAATTGCGGCGCTGCATGCGCGCGCCGAACGGGGGGAGATTGATCAAGCTGCTGCTCAAAAAATGGCGATAGACGCGGTGAACGCCATCCGTTTTGCCGGTGATAACTATCTGTGGGTTAACGATAAAGATGCGGTCATGGTGGTACACCCCATCAAGCCCGCACTTAATGGTAAAAATCTGTCGGAGGCCAAAGACCCTAACGGTAAATTGTTGTTCAAGGCGTTTGTGGAGCAGGCCGCCATAGAACCAGGGTTTGTCTCCTACCAATGGCCCAAGCCCGGCTTTGCGCAACCGGTGGATAAAACTTCCTATGTTAAAGCCTTCGAACCGTGGGGCTGGATTATCGGCAGTGGTATCTACTTAGATGATGTGGACGCCTTTTTTTCGGCGGCCATGACCACCTTTTTTGTGACCATGGCGCTGGTCAGCGCCGGCCTGTTGCTGCTCTCGTGGCTGTTGGCGAAGAGCATTATTGCACCCCTGGATATGTTAATTGGCATGGCGAACGCCATTGCTGAGGGTGACTTGCGCATTCATCTGCCGAGCTGTCGCAACGAGCTGGGCCGTTTGGCCGACGCTTTTGAACGTATGGTCGGTGGTCTGCGGGAGATGTTTACCCAACTGGGGGAGAGTGCCAAGCTGCTGGAGAAGAATGCCTTTGATCTAGAACATGTGGCGGTTGGCTTGGCCGCCAGTGCTGATCAAATGTCCAGCCAAACCAACCAGATGGATGACAGCTATGGGCGCATTCATAAAGAGCTCAATGTGATCTGTCAGCAGGCTAAACAGGTCTCGACCCAGTTGGATCGGGTCACTTATGCGGCCAATGAGGCCAGCAGTAACATGGTGCAGGTCTCTGCGGCAACCGAGCAAGCCAGTGCCAATCTGACGGCGGTTGCGGCGGCATCGGAACAGGCCACCACGGGCATGGGTTTGGTGCGGCAGGCGGCGGTACGCAGCGGTGATCGTTTACAGCAAGCGGGTGGATCGGTGAGTCAAATGGAAACGGCCTTGCACGGGGTGCGTAAGCTGTGCGAAGTGGCCGCCCAAGAGGCGCATCAAGCACGGGATGAAGCCCAGCGTAGTACGGTGGTGGTGGCAGATCTAACCGCCGCCGCGCAAGAGATCGGCAAGGTGGTTTCGGTCATTAACAGTATTGCGGGACAGACCAATATGTTAGCCCTAAACGCCGCCATTGAGGCTGCTGGGGCGGGCGAGGCGGGCAAAGGTTTTGCCGTGGTGGCGAATGAGGTTAAAGAACTGGCCAGTCAAACCTCTGATGCCACGAAAATGATCTCAAAACATATTGAAGAGATCCAGCAAGAAAGCCAAACTGTGGGTAAGGTTATGCGCCTTGTCACCGACGCCATTGGCTCTTTGAACGATGCCAACCATGAAATTCTGACAGCCATTGAGGATCAGGGGCAAAGCCTGAATCAACTGGTTACCACCATGCACGATGTGTCGGATGAGTCTAAAGAGGTGGTGCGTCGGGTATCGGAATCTGCTCAGGGGATTGAAGAGGTCAACCGCAATGTGGGAGAGATCTCGCTGGGCATTGAGGAGGTTACGCGCAATGTCTCGCAAGCCTCGGTGGGGATTGATCAAATGGCCAATGATGTGAACCATGTCTCCGGCAGTAATCAAAAAACCAACCGGCAGATGGGTGCCTCGGTGGATGAAGTAGAAGGGCTTGCCGCACGGGTGGGTGAAATAAAGCAAGCCTCGGCACAGGTGAGTGTGGTAGGCCACCAGTTACATAGCAAATCCACCGGGATGAAAGAGATCGCGGGGGTGATCAAAACCCAGGTTGCCAAGTATAAAATCTAG
- a CDS encoding EamA family transporter, whose amino-acid sequence MEMIGWLPLALAVALFTALKDLLNKRSVAQLNPWTVARMQHLAAFVVLLPLLPFISVPEIGPNFWWALLGSGTINVVALLLYVQALHHSDLSLTTPMLTTTPVFLLITSPIIVGEFPSLTGVMGIVFIVLGAWLLNVQQRHIGFWAPFKALYRERGPRLMLIIAFVWSVSSNLDKVGIQNSSPLVWLLSLFAFIALGTTLAAHHFGPRESGADWRPHTATLWIQGGLFSAAALCQFLALELTMVPYVIAVKRTSALMAVVLGVWLLKEQGGRERMLGAAVMFAGFLLITLAQA is encoded by the coding sequence ATGGAGATGATCGGTTGGCTGCCCCTTGCCTTAGCAGTGGCGCTGTTTACCGCACTAAAGGATCTGCTTAACAAACGCAGTGTCGCCCAACTGAACCCCTGGACGGTTGCGCGCATGCAGCATCTTGCTGCCTTTGTGGTGTTACTCCCCCTGTTGCCCTTTATCAGCGTGCCGGAGATCGGCCCTAACTTTTGGTGGGCACTGCTGGGCAGTGGTACCATCAATGTGGTGGCGTTGTTGCTCTATGTGCAGGCGTTGCACCACTCGGATCTTTCCCTGACCACCCCGATGCTTACCACCACGCCGGTCTTTTTGCTGATCACCAGCCCCATCATTGTGGGGGAGTTTCCCTCGTTGACCGGGGTGATGGGGATTGTATTCATTGTGTTGGGGGCATGGTTGCTCAATGTGCAGCAGCGCCATATCGGTTTTTGGGCCCCTTTTAAGGCGCTTTATCGTGAACGCGGCCCCCGTTTGATGCTGATTATTGCCTTCGTCTGGTCGGTGAGCTCCAATCTGGATAAAGTGGGCATTCAAAACAGCAGCCCGCTGGTTTGGCTGCTTAGTCTGTTTGCCTTTATCGCGCTGGGTACCACGCTGGCGGCGCACCATTTTGGCCCCCGTGAGTCGGGTGCCGATTGGCGCCCCCATACGGCGACCTTATGGATACAAGGGGGACTGTTTAGCGCGGCGGCGCTCTGTCAATTTTTAGCCCTTGAGCTGACGATGGTGCCTTATGTCATCGCGGTTAAACGCACCAGTGCCCTTATGGCCGTGGTGTTGGGGGTGTGGTTGCTCAAAGAACAGGGAGGGCGTGAGCGGATGCTCGGCGCGGCGGTTATGTTTGCCGGTTTTTTATTGATCACCCTGGCTCAGGCTTGA
- a CDS encoding STAS domain-containing protein — protein sequence MELIRVLFQYHIYRWMLAMLTPSTIPLPGVTSESHTHPQSAAGKRAELKVIPASHYFRLETLFAFNTMKKRLIHAKTQQFALVIDFNGMEKIDSTGLGMMLQLALEQPLPILLINVNHYIEQLLQMTGMTRFFLMENDRSDIAPPD from the coding sequence ATGGAACTCATTAGAGTACTTTTTCAGTACCATATTTACCGATGGATGCTCGCCATGCTCACCCCATCCACGATCCCATTGCCTGGTGTAACCAGCGAGAGCCATACCCATCCGCAATCTGCCGCTGGTAAACGCGCAGAGCTTAAGGTGATTCCGGCCTCTCATTATTTTAGACTTGAGACCCTATTCGCTTTCAATACCATGAAAAAGCGCTTAATCCACGCCAAAACCCAGCAGTTTGCCTTGGTCATTGATTTTAACGGGATGGAGAAGATAGATAGCACCGGATTGGGCATGATGTTACAATTGGCCTTGGAACAACCCTTACCAATCTTGCTTATCAACGTCAATCACTACATCGAACAGCTCTTGCAAATGACAGGCATGACCCGGTTTTTTTTGATGGAAAACGACAGAAGCGACATCGCCCCCCCTGACTAA
- a CDS encoding bacteriohemerythrin, with the protein MSQPTGLVRTGIGPIDRDHLHLWDLFQTLLEKDLREDEALAVLKELLAYTRYHFGREERLMQEIGLTGEPRQAHIHEHAIFVKRVENFLELLQNRAAPKTTGLQAMVEEIQKMHQLPTLPQLDPAKRVVAFLVDWILNHTSGMDVELANHTEAAKGPLANQDFSFLESDRPAAS; encoded by the coding sequence ATGTCTCAACCAACCGGTCTTGTCCGTACAGGTATTGGTCCCATTGATCGCGACCATTTGCATCTATGGGATCTTTTTCAAACCTTGCTTGAAAAAGATCTGCGGGAGGATGAAGCGCTTGCGGTGTTAAAAGAGTTGCTGGCGTACACCCGCTACCATTTTGGACGCGAAGAGCGCCTCATGCAGGAAATTGGCTTAACCGGCGAACCCCGCCAGGCCCATATCCACGAGCATGCTATCTTTGTCAAACGGGTAGAGAATTTTTTAGAGCTTCTGCAAAACCGAGCAGCTCCCAAAACCACGGGATTGCAGGCGATGGTGGAGGAGATCCAAAAAATGCACCAGTTACCAACCCTACCGCAACTTGACCCTGCCAAACGGGTGGTGGCCTTTTTAGTGGATTGGATTCTCAACCATACCAGCGGCATGGATGTTGAGTTGGCAAACCATACCGAGGCCGCCAAGGGTCCCTTAGCAAACCAAGATTTCAGCTTTTTAGAGTCGGATCGTCCGGCTGCTTCGTGA
- a CDS encoding PilZ domain-containing protein: MLPSSDNRRKLTRLPMHLQGELQLTQAPPVRVRVENMSFSGAGVYCDHAPATWPNKALRLQLTLNPEDEQFDIHLHASLVYAHKDGRLGLHLTGIEADSYTHFEKLMLHHCDHADDLLQELALCPGLEPGENGRFAPITEEDR; encoded by the coding sequence ATGCTGCCCTCCTCGGACAACCGCCGTAAGCTGACCCGCTTACCGATGCATCTTCAAGGAGAGTTGCAGCTTACTCAAGCGCCGCCCGTTCGTGTCCGCGTTGAGAATATGAGCTTTTCTGGTGCTGGCGTCTATTGCGACCATGCCCCTGCAACATGGCCAAATAAGGCGCTACGCTTGCAGCTAACCCTCAACCCTGAGGATGAACAGTTTGATATTCATCTTCACGCAAGCCTCGTCTATGCCCACAAAGATGGCCGTTTAGGCTTGCATTTAACCGGTATTGAAGCCGACAGCTACACACATTTTGAAAAATTGATGCTGCACCATTGTGATCACGCCGATGACCTTTTACAGGAGCTCGCCCTGTGCCCCGGCCTGGAACCCGGCGAAAATGGACGCTTTGCACCCATAACAGAAGAGGATCGGTAA
- a CDS encoding fumarate hydratase: protein MAEFRHVEVLNPGKDTTTYRLLSKAYVQLEKVGERNLLRVDPQALTLLAQEAIRDVSHLFRTSHLQQLAQILKDPEASDNDRYVATEMLKNASVSAGMVLPSCQDTGTATILAKKGEQVWTGGGDREALSRGVFRIYHDTNLRYSQVAPITLFDEKNTGTNLPAQIDIEAVDGESYKFMFVVKGGGSANKTFLYQETKALLNPERFRSFITEKVKSLGTSACPPYHLAIVVGGSSPEMNLKTVKLASTRYLDGLPTRGSGLGEGIRDLEWEQEVHKITQQLGIGAQFGGKYFAHDVRIIRLPRHGASCPVGIGVSCSADRQILGKIDKEGVWLEDLDRDPARFLPEISGTELTEEVVHLDLNRSMAEIRAELTRYPIKTRFMLTGPIVVARDIAHAKINERLDAGEGMPEYLKNHIVYYAGPAKTPEGYASGSFGPTTAGRMDSYVDRFQKEGGSLVMLAKGNRSPQVTEACRSNGGFYLGSIGGVAAQLAKESIRKVEIIDYPELGMEAVYRIEVENFPAFIIVDDKGNDFFTP, encoded by the coding sequence ATGGCTGAATTTCGCCACGTAGAAGTGCTCAACCCCGGTAAAGATACCACAACTTACCGCCTGCTGAGCAAAGCTTATGTGCAGCTGGAAAAGGTGGGTGAGCGTAATCTGCTACGGGTTGATCCCCAGGCGTTGACCTTGTTGGCTCAAGAGGCCATCCGAGACGTTTCGCACCTTTTTCGCACCAGCCATTTGCAGCAGCTCGCCCAAATTTTAAAGGATCCTGAGGCGTCAGACAATGATCGCTATGTGGCCACCGAGATGCTAAAAAATGCCAGTGTCTCAGCGGGCATGGTGTTGCCAAGCTGTCAAGATACTGGAACGGCCACCATCCTTGCCAAAAAAGGGGAGCAGGTTTGGACCGGGGGCGGTGATCGCGAAGCGCTCTCCCGTGGGGTGTTCCGTATCTACCATGACACCAATTTACGTTATTCGCAGGTGGCCCCGATCACGCTGTTTGACGAAAAAAATACCGGTACCAATCTGCCCGCCCAGATTGATATTGAGGCGGTGGATGGCGAGAGCTACAAGTTTATGTTTGTGGTCAAGGGTGGGGGTAGCGCCAATAAGACCTTCCTCTATCAAGAGACCAAGGCGCTGCTTAACCCAGAACGTTTCCGCAGCTTTATTACCGAAAAGGTCAAAAGTTTGGGTACCTCCGCCTGCCCGCCCTATCATTTGGCCATTGTGGTGGGGGGGAGCTCGCCGGAGATGAACCTGAAAACGGTTAAGTTGGCCAGTACCCGCTATCTGGATGGATTGCCCACTCGTGGCTCGGGTTTGGGTGAAGGGATTCGTGATCTGGAGTGGGAGCAGGAGGTCCATAAAATTACCCAACAGCTAGGCATTGGCGCCCAATTTGGCGGTAAATATTTTGCCCATGATGTGCGGATTATCCGCCTGCCCCGGCATGGGGCTTCGTGTCCGGTGGGGATTGGGGTGAGCTGTTCGGCGGATCGGCAGATCTTGGGCAAAATTGATAAAGAGGGCGTTTGGCTTGAGGATCTGGATCGGGATCCCGCCCGTTTTCTGCCCGAAATAAGCGGTACAGAGCTAACCGAAGAGGTGGTGCATCTGGATCTTAACCGCTCGATGGCTGAGATCCGCGCCGAGTTAACACGCTACCCGATCAAGACCCGCTTTATGCTTACCGGCCCCATTGTGGTGGCGCGGGACATCGCCCATGCTAAAATCAATGAACGTCTGGATGCCGGTGAGGGTATGCCAGAGTACCTGAAAAATCATATTGTTTATTATGCGGGTCCTGCTAAAACCCCCGAGGGCTACGCATCTGGCAGCTTTGGCCCCACCACCGCTGGCCGCATGGATAGCTATGTAGACCGATTCCAAAAAGAGGGGGGCTCGTTGGTTATGCTCGCCAAGGGCAACCGCAGCCCGCAGGTGACCGAGGCCTGTCGTAGCAATGGGGGCTTTTACCTGGGTTCTATTGGTGGCGTTGCTGCCCAGTTGGCGAAAGAGTCGATCCGCAAGGTCGAGATTATCGACTATCCCGAACTGGGTATGGAAGCGGTCTACCGCATTGAAGTCGAGAACTTCCCCGCCTTTATTATCGTGGATGATAAAGGCAATGACTTTTTTACGCCATGA
- a CDS encoding ATP-binding protein produces the protein MKSLLSINHIFGLFTLAGMLLLSLFFGGLMLSGFNEVFDHHVERTMDARLTGFAQQLTDYVSLHDAMLHDLASNPLLVQGVMQQESGKANAVDFLERYRIMGAQRRLTLYGFDGHLLHDTAKQPRRPPLSENLVQILLRGHNKHIWRFQAQDKDQSSLWMAVPISWNAVPEGVLAMEIPSLEMPQLKRHYGQGEEDDIELFKDGERIFGVDGHLNGRQAQLYMPTLGITLRYTAHLGEIYSHRDRLLARIKMIGLAALLLAGSGVFWMGRVLFVRPLQRLKERTTHLANGEVRDLLNEVRRRVMVRELQELTDQFDVMALQVSSARTSLEEKVHERTAQLEWELEERHKTEHRLRQVLTLQTAILDSANSSIISTDRTGIVQTFNKGAERMLGYKAVAVVGQYTLDMFYNSNELRQHSLQLSATLDKRVDPGIESLFVLAREGKVDEREWMILHQDGHQVPVLMTVTPIYNSSGLLVGYLNMGTEISERKRLAAELKETNWRLQRALDSAQAGTFYYAVVHDHMQWNRRALEMFGLNDATFNGHLQDWLQRVVAVDRHRIDTLFAEVLATPNVETLDISYTILRQGDEAQRVIRTQGWIHRDPHGKATHLSGLFLDITEQMQAQQVLEEARQAAEEASQAKSDFLASMSHEIRTPMNAVIGLSDVLAETPLNPEQQHYVTTLQRASHTLLDLINAILDLSKIESGRFELIERPFDLSDMAHGVCSVLRVQAEQKGLSLALEMDETLPPFVVGDSPRLRQILINLIGNAIKFTEQGFVKVSVQARDQQRTLWFGIADSGVGIAPTQVEQIFEKFTQVDSSVVRRFAGSGLGLAISKQLVGLMGGHIGVESRLGEGSLFYFSLPLRPGETLFEAPLRAPIYQESPAESVPIRLLVVEDSVDNRMLVRTYFKKYHCELRFAVDGQEGVEMFQEGGCDLVFMDVQMPRMDGYTATRLIRNWERSHGMQPTPILALTAHALESDVKKSRQAGCNEHLTKPVSKRTLVDAVERQLNIKLMLRSLPAVSLPQTV, from the coding sequence ATGAAAAGTCTTCTTTCCATCAACCATATTTTTGGTCTCTTTACCTTAGCGGGCATGCTGCTGCTGTCGCTCTTTTTTGGTGGTTTGATGTTGAGTGGTTTTAATGAGGTATTTGACCATCACGTTGAACGCACGATGGATGCCCGTCTGACTGGTTTTGCCCAACAACTGACCGATTATGTGTCGCTACACGATGCGATGCTTCACGATTTGGCGAGCAATCCACTCTTGGTGCAGGGGGTTATGCAGCAGGAGAGCGGCAAGGCTAATGCGGTGGATTTTCTTGAGCGATACCGCATTATGGGGGCACAACGGCGCCTGACACTCTACGGCTTTGACGGACACTTGTTGCACGATACCGCCAAGCAACCTAGGCGGCCACCCTTGTCGGAAAATTTGGTGCAAATATTGTTGCGGGGGCATAACAAACATATCTGGCGGTTTCAGGCGCAGGATAAGGATCAGAGCAGTTTGTGGATGGCGGTACCAATCTCCTGGAATGCGGTGCCAGAAGGGGTGCTGGCCATGGAGATTCCTTCATTGGAGATGCCCCAGCTCAAACGCCATTATGGTCAGGGTGAGGAAGACGATATTGAGCTGTTTAAGGATGGAGAGCGCATCTTTGGTGTGGATGGTCATCTTAATGGGCGTCAAGCGCAGCTTTATATGCCCACACTGGGGATAACCCTACGTTACACCGCGCATTTGGGGGAGATCTATAGCCACCGGGATCGGCTGCTCGCGCGCATTAAAATGATCGGTTTGGCGGCACTGCTGCTGGCGGGTAGCGGCGTGTTTTGGATGGGCCGCGTCCTGTTTGTGCGCCCTTTGCAGCGTCTCAAGGAGCGTACCACCCATTTGGCCAACGGTGAAGTGCGGGATCTGCTGAATGAGGTGCGGCGGCGGGTGATGGTGCGTGAGCTACAGGAGCTAACCGATCAGTTTGATGTCATGGCCCTGCAAGTGAGCAGTGCACGCACCTCCCTTGAAGAGAAGGTGCATGAGCGAACCGCTCAGTTGGAGTGGGAACTGGAAGAGCGCCACAAAACGGAACACCGCTTGCGTCAAGTGTTAACCCTACAAACCGCCATTTTGGATTCGGCCAATAGCAGCATCATCTCCACCGATCGCACCGGCATTGTGCAGACCTTTAATAAAGGGGCTGAACGCATGTTGGGTTATAAAGCCGTCGCTGTGGTGGGTCAGTATACCCTGGATATGTTTTATAATTCCAATGAGTTACGACAGCATTCCCTACAGCTTAGCGCGACGTTGGATAAGCGGGTTGATCCGGGCATTGAGAGCCTGTTTGTGTTGGCCCGTGAGGGTAAGGTAGACGAACGGGAGTGGATGATTTTACATCAAGATGGACATCAGGTGCCGGTATTGATGACGGTAACGCCCATTTATAATAGCAGCGGTCTGTTGGTAGGCTATTTAAATATGGGTACAGAGATCTCTGAGCGCAAGCGTCTGGCGGCGGAGTTGAAAGAGACCAACTGGCGCTTGCAGCGGGCGTTGGACTCGGCCCAAGCAGGGACCTTTTACTATGCGGTTGTCCATGACCATATGCAGTGGAATAGGCGCGCCTTGGAGATGTTTGGGCTAAATGATGCCACCTTCAACGGGCACCTGCAAGATTGGTTACAGCGGGTGGTGGCGGTTGATCGCCACCGCATTGACACGCTGTTTGCCGAGGTATTAGCTACCCCTAACGTTGAGACGCTGGACATCTCCTATACCATCTTACGTCAGGGTGATGAAGCGCAGCGGGTGATCCGTACTCAGGGTTGGATCCATCGTGATCCCCACGGTAAAGCGACCCATCTATCGGGGCTGTTTTTGGATATTACGGAGCAGATGCAGGCTCAACAGGTGTTGGAAGAGGCTAGGCAGGCGGCAGAGGAGGCCAGTCAGGCCAAGAGTGACTTTTTGGCCTCTATGAGTCACGAGATCCGCACCCCTATGAATGCCGTCATCGGTTTAAGTGATGTTTTGGCAGAGACCCCATTAAATCCAGAACAGCAGCACTATGTGACGACCTTGCAACGGGCCAGCCATACCCTGTTGGATTTGATTAACGCCATTTTGGATCTTTCTAAAATTGAGTCAGGTCGGTTTGAGTTGATCGAGCGGCCCTTTGATCTGTCGGATATGGCGCATGGGGTCTGTTCGGTCTTGCGGGTGCAAGCGGAACAGAAGGGGCTGTCTTTAGCGTTGGAAATGGATGAGACCTTGCCACCCTTTGTGGTGGGTGATTCACCCCGGTTACGGCAAATTTTAATCAACCTTATTGGTAATGCCATTAAGTTTACCGAGCAGGGCTTTGTTAAGGTATCGGTACAGGCCCGGGACCAACAGCGTACCCTTTGGTTTGGTATTGCCGATAGTGGGGTGGGTATTGCGCCGACCCAGGTTGAGCAGATTTTTGAAAAATTTACCCAAGTTGACTCCTCCGTGGTGCGGCGCTTTGCTGGTTCTGGCCTGGGGTTGGCGATCTCTAAGCAACTGGTGGGGTTGATGGGTGGGCATATTGGCGTGGAGAGCCGCTTAGGGGAGGGCAGCCTTTTCTATTTTAGCCTGCCCTTGCGCCCCGGCGAGACTTTGTTTGAAGCGCCTTTGCGGGCACCAATTTACCAGGAAAGCCCTGCGGAAAGTGTACCGATACGTCTATTGGTGGTGGAGGATTCGGTCGATAACCGTATGTTGGTGCGTACCTATTTTAAAAAATATCACTGCGAACTCCGTTTTGCTGTGGATGGGCAGGAGGGGGTTGAAATGTTTCAAGAGGGGGGGTGCGATCTGGTCTTTATGGACGTACAGATGCCCCGTATGGATGGTTATACCGCTACCCGGCTGATACGCAACTGGGAGCGCAGTCACGGCATGCAGCCCACCCCTATCTTGGCCCTTACCGCCCACGCTTTAGAGAGCGATGTTAAAAAGAGCCGTCAGGCGGGTTGCAACGAGCATTTGACCAAGCCCGTCTCCAAACGCACCTTAGTTGATGCGGTGGAACGCCAACTCAACATCAAGCTTATGCTACGAAGCCTACCTGCCGTATCCCTTCCCCAGACAGTTTAG
- a CDS encoding methyltransferase family protein, whose product MPPGMEWPTLLHIALWVLFALVHSGMSSASFKHHWCARLGHWHAYERLIFNGVALVTSAGLLLHARLALSHNVLFQPEAWLSSLLLVGQLMGIVLLLLALRAYDLTRFTGLKQIAHPQQPLAPEPLRIGPLHRWVRHPIYTAALLLLWCQPLSYSNLVLHGCATLYLCIGASFEERRLRDLYGEPYRRFQQSVPMLLPRPWRRLSTQQLEQIIAA is encoded by the coding sequence ATGCCCCCTGGGATGGAATGGCCCACCCTGCTGCATATTGCCCTATGGGTGCTGTTTGCACTGGTGCACTCTGGCATGAGCTCGGCCAGCTTTAAACACCATTGGTGCGCACGGCTGGGCCACTGGCACGCCTACGAACGGCTGATTTTTAATGGTGTGGCGCTGGTTACCAGTGCGGGCCTGCTGCTGCATGCACGCCTCGCCCTAAGTCACAACGTGCTGTTTCAGCCCGAGGCTTGGTTAAGCAGCCTGCTGCTGGTAGGACAACTGATGGGCATCGTTCTGCTGCTGCTGGCGCTACGCGCTTATGACCTCACCCGCTTTACTGGCCTTAAACAGATTGCCCACCCTCAACAACCCCTCGCACCAGAGCCCCTGCGCATCGGGCCGCTGCACCGCTGGGTGCGCCACCCCATCTATACTGCCGCACTGCTCTTGCTGTGGTGTCAACCTCTGAGCTACAGCAATTTGGTGCTCCATGGCTGCGCCACCCTCTATCTATGTATTGGGGCCAGCTTTGAAGAGCGCCGCCTGCGTGATCTTTATGGTGAGCCCTATCGACGCTTTCAGCAATCGGTGCCCATGCTGCTGCCCAGACCGTGGCGTCGACTCTCCACCCAACAACTGGAGCAAATTATCGCCGCTTAA